A part of Candidatus Electrothrix aestuarii genomic DNA contains:
- a CDS encoding AAA family ATPase, translating to MSKVIALAGKGGTGKTTTSALLVKYLVARKMTPVLAVDADANANLNELLDLDVEITLGKIRKELKGELPVGMTRDQYMEMKIHQALIEETGFDLMVMGQPDGPGCYCAANQYLAMTMDKLAENYQYIIVDNEAGMEHLSRMNLRSIDYLFIVSDPSARGIMTARRIADITGPLKLEIKRQYLLVNRAPDPVPPALQTKIDEAVAEADMDLAGIISSSDELINQELSGSSYLKLAEDSKVIQQVFAVFDAIFEQSA from the coding sequence ATGAGCAAAGTTATAGCACTCGCTGGTAAGGGCGGAACTGGAAAGACCACAACCTCAGCCCTGCTTGTGAAATACCTTGTTGCCCGTAAGATGACTCCGGTCCTTGCTGTGGACGCTGATGCAAACGCCAATCTCAATGAATTGCTTGATCTTGATGTCGAAATAACGCTTGGGAAAATTCGTAAGGAGTTGAAGGGCGAGCTGCCTGTCGGGATGACCCGGGATCAGTATATGGAAATGAAAATCCATCAGGCCCTGATTGAAGAGACAGGTTTTGACCTGATGGTTATGGGGCAGCCGGACGGACCTGGTTGCTATTGTGCAGCCAACCAGTATCTGGCCATGACGATGGATAAGCTGGCAGAGAATTACCAGTATATTATCGTCGACAATGAAGCCGGTATGGAGCACCTGAGCCGGATGAATCTGCGCAGTATTGATTACCTGTTCATCGTCTCTGATCCTTCTGCCCGTGGTATTATGACCGCCCGCCGGATCGCTGATATTACTGGCCCGTTGAAGCTAGAGATTAAACGGCAGTATTTATTGGTTAACAGGGCGCCTGATCCGGTACCGCCAGCCTTGCAGACCAAGATTGATGAGGCCGTGGCAGAGGCGGATATGGATCTGGCCGGTATTATTTCCTCCAGTGATGAATTGATTAACCAGGAACTCAGCGGTTCCTCATACCTGAAATTGGCGGAAGACAGTAAGGTTATTCAACAGGTCTTTGCGGTCTTTGATGCGATATTTGAGCAGTCCGCCTGA
- a CDS encoding DUF445 family protein, with amino-acid sequence MPFTTSELLTYAGPPLLGALIGYLTNKVAIRMLFRPLNPWYILGMRVPMTPGIIPSKRHELAENIGAMVGEKLLTANDIGTALSAEPFQDHLYKIVDDRAKDILTQDLGPVQTVLPRRFRAYARIGLRTLKHHLHNGVQTYLTSDQFREALDQLVPEQLEKLGSRRVDELLREKDRKGFYRFMEASVEKIVSSPENTKLLARQIQNGVTEAAVSGKTLEDFLPEELVQLICATVEQQSPQLLRRTAHMLAEPAMRDRLIIAIKGGIESFLDGLGPMAAMAKGFIDVNSLDDTIRAWLEKKEDALVDWLLKPEIKDRAGRALVDQTKAFLATPLANLLAHVEPEKQETICHQFAAKIMEMLGSKKMQQLISDAIREQFEGVIDHGRLPLANCASLLLSNEQTETMRQTLTNELARVLRSEQAEKLLNKIINTMVDRIASRPLGILQNLMPAGVRKGITEYIVLTANQMLIREVPGLVRTLNIKELVTEKVDSLDLMRLEGLLLSIMEEQFKYINLFGALLGFLIGFLNLLTMLL; translated from the coding sequence ATGCCTTTTACAACAAGCGAACTTCTCACCTATGCTGGCCCGCCCCTGCTGGGCGCCCTGATCGGTTACCTCACCAATAAGGTAGCTATCCGCATGCTGTTTCGCCCCCTGAACCCTTGGTACATCCTGGGCATGCGGGTTCCCATGACGCCAGGTATCATCCCCTCCAAACGCCATGAACTGGCTGAGAATATAGGCGCTATGGTGGGCGAGAAACTTCTTACAGCAAACGATATCGGCACAGCCTTGTCTGCTGAGCCCTTTCAGGATCATCTCTATAAAATCGTTGATGATCGGGCCAAAGATATCCTGACCCAAGACCTGGGCCCTGTGCAAACTGTTCTTCCCCGCCGTTTCCGGGCCTATGCCCGCATAGGCCTCAGAACCTTGAAGCATCATCTGCACAATGGTGTACAGACCTATCTTACATCTGACCAATTCCGTGAAGCCCTGGACCAACTCGTCCCGGAGCAACTGGAAAAACTTGGCTCCCGCAGAGTTGATGAACTCTTACGAGAAAAGGACAGAAAAGGCTTTTATCGCTTTATGGAAGCCAGCGTTGAAAAAATAGTCAGCTCCCCTGAAAACACCAAGCTCCTTGCCCGCCAAATCCAGAACGGGGTAACCGAGGCAGCCGTCTCTGGCAAAACGCTGGAAGATTTTCTCCCGGAAGAGCTGGTCCAGCTCATCTGTGCAACAGTGGAGCAACAGTCCCCGCAACTCCTGCGCCGGACAGCACATATGCTGGCTGAACCTGCCATGCGTGACCGCCTCATTATCGCCATAAAGGGTGGTATAGAGAGTTTCCTTGATGGTCTTGGTCCAATGGCCGCTATGGCTAAGGGCTTTATTGACGTTAACAGCCTGGATGATACCATCCGAGCCTGGCTGGAGAAAAAGGAAGACGCGCTGGTCGACTGGCTTCTCAAACCGGAAATCAAGGACCGCGCTGGTCGTGCCCTTGTGGATCAGACCAAGGCCTTTCTGGCCACCCCTCTGGCGAACCTGCTGGCCCATGTAGAGCCGGAAAAACAGGAGACGATCTGTCACCAGTTTGCAGCAAAGATTATGGAGATGCTCGGATCGAAAAAAATGCAGCAGCTGATTTCCGATGCCATACGGGAACAGTTTGAGGGGGTTATCGATCATGGCCGACTCCCCCTGGCAAACTGTGCCTCCCTGCTTCTGAGCAACGAGCAGACAGAGACCATGCGCCAAACGCTGACCAATGAGCTTGCCAGGGTTCTTCGTTCGGAGCAAGCTGAAAAATTACTCAACAAAATCATCAACACGATGGTGGACCGCATTGCCTCCAGACCGCTGGGCATCCTTCAGAACCTTATGCCTGCTGGAGTGCGCAAGGGTATTACAGAGTACATCGTCCTGACAGCCAACCAGATGCTGATTCGCGAGGTTCCAGGTCTGGTGCGCACCCTGAATATCAAGGAATTAGTGACAGAGAAGGTGGATTCACTTGACCTCATGCGCCTTGAAGGGCTCCTTCTCTCTATTATGGAAGAGCAGTTCAAGTACATCAACCTGTTCGGTGCCCTGCTCGGTTTCCTGATCGGCTTCTTGAATCTGCTTACTATGCTCCTGTAA
- a CDS encoding TIGR02281 family clan AA aspartic protease: MKEEEPISQDEEPKKEWSFSNVDDKKQDSQAQADESSFPFGLRFLLIAGGLIGFLVYLNRTFHTLDLGKDFGEIIYQGIFILFASATLASGNTWRKIKQLAAWAAIGLVFMLGFSYRYELAGVRDRLLSEVMPSKGMQNTPDSVTFPVSSDGHFYIQAEVDGVPLIFLADTGASDIVLSPGDANKLGIDLQQLEFNRIYETANGTVRGSIVQLADFKVQGIHLRDVRASVNEAKMSNSLLGMTFFKRLKRYEVKEDKLTLYWNP; the protein is encoded by the coding sequence ATGAAAGAGGAAGAGCCCATATCGCAGGATGAAGAGCCAAAGAAAGAATGGAGTTTCTCCAACGTTGATGATAAAAAGCAAGACAGCCAAGCCCAAGCAGACGAGTCATCTTTTCCCTTCGGGCTGCGCTTCCTGCTCATTGCTGGCGGGCTTATCGGCTTCCTCGTTTACCTGAATCGTACCTTTCATACACTCGACTTGGGCAAAGATTTTGGAGAGATTATTTACCAAGGCATCTTCATCCTCTTTGCCAGCGCAACTTTGGCATCGGGAAACACCTGGCGAAAAATCAAGCAGCTTGCGGCCTGGGCGGCCATAGGCCTGGTCTTCATGCTCGGGTTTAGCTATCGTTACGAACTGGCCGGGGTGCGAGATAGACTCCTCTCCGAGGTGATGCCCTCCAAGGGCATGCAGAACACGCCTGATTCAGTGACCTTTCCGGTTTCCTCCGATGGACATTTTTATATTCAGGCGGAGGTGGACGGGGTGCCCCTCATCTTTCTTGCTGATACAGGGGCCAGTGATATTGTACTTTCTCCTGGCGATGCCAATAAACTTGGGATTGATCTTCAGCAACTGGAGTTCAACCGCATCTACGAGACAGCAAATGGTACAGTCCGGGGAAGCATTGTTCAGCTTGCTGACTTCAAAGTGCAGGGTATCCATCTCCGGGATGTCAGGGCCTCGGTCAATGAGGCGAAGATGAGTAACTCGCTGTTGGGCATGACCTTTTTCAAGCGCTTAAAGCGCTACGAGGTAAAGGAAGATAAGCTGACCCTGTACTGGAATCCATGA
- a CDS encoding DUF5677 domain-containing protein, producing the protein MNDEELSNFLDGNFSYYKNFPSSQAETFENVMSIALELPSIFNLRQEDIDEEYFYRILGVHYSIIGIYDAIFELSVCGHSSVTYSLLRMQMENFLILIYLTEDKNNLAQVNARIEEYEDWIKIKMFQNNKRSKNFDLYRQFASSEKYTQTVKNNYLLTKEKYSLNINDFKALEKRPSFLKDKRKIAQLVSLEEVYDHIVADGSATIHCADLYDKIDSTLEEDTVEYSFNIRPTHYSPWVLLLSNFLIQKQLLYLADFFHLSEKKKNELKNTLFRDTSEHGNYPC; encoded by the coding sequence TTGAATGATGAAGAGTTAAGCAATTTTTTAGACGGAAATTTTTCATACTATAAAAATTTTCCATCTTCTCAGGCTGAGACGTTTGAGAATGTGATGAGTATTGCTTTAGAATTACCCTCAATTTTCAACCTGCGACAAGAAGATATTGATGAGGAATATTTCTATAGGATACTCGGAGTTCATTATAGTATCATCGGAATTTATGACGCAATATTCGAACTATCTGTATGCGGACACTCCTCCGTTACATATTCACTATTGCGTATGCAAATGGAAAATTTCCTAATTCTCATTTATCTTACTGAAGATAAAAACAACCTTGCTCAAGTGAATGCGCGTATTGAGGAATACGAAGACTGGATAAAAATAAAAATGTTCCAGAACAACAAGAGGTCAAAAAACTTCGACCTGTATAGACAATTTGCAAGCTCTGAAAAATATACACAAACAGTCAAAAATAATTACCTTTTAACCAAGGAGAAATACTCATTAAATATCAATGACTTTAAAGCACTTGAAAAGAGACCATCTTTTCTGAAAGATAAACGAAAGATAGCCCAACTTGTTTCTCTTGAGGAAGTATACGATCATATTGTTGCAGATGGTTCAGCAACAATTCATTGTGCTGATCTCTACGATAAAATTGACAGTACTCTCGAAGAAGACACCGTAGAATATTCCTTTAACATCAGACCCACTCATTATTCACCTTGGGTCTTACTTCTATCCAATTTTCTTATACAAAAACAACTACTATACTTAGCAGATTTTTTTCACTTAAGTGAAAAAAAGAAAAACGAATTAAAAAACACTTTATTTCGTGATACTTCTGAGCATGGAAACTATCCCTGCTAA
- a CDS encoding type II toxin-antitoxin system VapC family toxin has protein sequence MDRTVYIETSVISYLTARPSNDLRAMANQSATVDWWETQRPKYSVFVSELVISEAGKGHPEAAQRRLAAISDLPLLKISPEVRKLAQALIQHHALPKKAETDAYHVAVAVVNGAEYLLTWNCTHIANAHTRPKIESTCRILGYEPSVICTPLELMEN, from the coding sequence ATGGACAGAACCGTTTACATTGAAACATCAGTTATCAGCTATTTAACGGCACGACCAAGCAATGATCTGCGCGCTATGGCAAATCAAAGTGCGACAGTGGATTGGTGGGAAACGCAACGCCCGAAGTACAGCGTGTTCGTCTCCGAACTTGTTATATCCGAAGCTGGCAAAGGCCATCCTGAAGCGGCACAGCGTCGGCTTGCAGCAATCAGCGACCTGCCATTGCTCAAAATTTCCCCAGAAGTTCGGAAATTGGCTCAAGCCCTCATCCAACATCATGCACTGCCTAAAAAAGCTGAGACAGATGCGTATCATGTGGCCGTTGCTGTCGTTAATGGTGCTGAATATTTACTGACATGGAATTGCACGCATATTGCCAACGCACATACACGACCTAAAATTGAATCAACCTGCAGGATACTTGGTTACGAACCATCAGTCATCTGCACCCCGCTTGAACTTATGGAGAATTGA
- a CDS encoding type II toxin-antitoxin system prevent-host-death family antitoxin has product MTTITIDIMQRNLKEYLRRAQNGESITVLHEGKPVAEINPPSSEDALRPSGLCAGEFTVPDDFDDSLPEDILSEFEGK; this is encoded by the coding sequence ATGACAACGATCACCATTGATATCATGCAGCGCAACCTGAAGGAATACCTCCGGCGCGCACAAAACGGAGAATCAATAACTGTACTCCATGAAGGTAAACCTGTAGCGGAGATCAATCCACCGTCTTCAGAGGACGCACTCAGACCTTCCGGTCTCTGCGCAGGCGAGTTCACTGTCCCTGACGATTTTGACGATTCCCTGCCTGAAGATATTCTCAGTGAGTTTGAAGGAAAATGA
- a CDS encoding type II toxin-antitoxin system VapC family toxin encodes MKILLDTHIFLWFISGDRRLPEHIVSTVRSTKNEVYLSAVSIWEAVIKYKLGKLPLPESPESYLPRQRKRHHIASLPVDEACVMHLSALPSHHRDPFDRMLICQALEHDLVLATVDEKIRNYLVNTLQ; translated from the coding sequence ATGAAAATTTTACTCGACACACATATATTTCTCTGGTTTATCAGTGGAGACAGACGGTTGCCGGAGCACATTGTAAGTACCGTGCGAAGCACCAAAAACGAAGTGTATCTGAGTGCTGTATCGATTTGGGAAGCGGTTATAAAATACAAACTGGGCAAACTGCCCCTGCCGGAATCCCCTGAAAGTTATCTGCCCAGACAGAGAAAGCGTCATCATATTGCCAGTCTTCCTGTCGACGAAGCATGTGTGATGCATCTTTCCGCACTACCGTCCCATCACCGTGATCCGTTTGACCGGATGCTGATCTGTCAGGCCCTTGAGCATGACTTGGTGCTCGCCACTGTCGATGAAAAAATCAGAAACTACCTTGTCAACACGCTCCAATAA
- a CDS encoding glutamine--tRNA ligase/YqeY domain fusion protein, protein MNTNTSDTPSKPLDFVRQIVADDLKTGKHSDIVTRFPPEPNGFLHIGHAKSICLNFGIAKENNGVCHLRFDDTNPGKESTEYVDAIKKDVRWLGFDWGEHLYYASDYFDKLHAFAIELIKMGKAYVCHLSADEMREYRGTLTEPGKESPYRNRSVEENLVLFEQMKNGELAEGTCSLRAKIDMASPNMIMRDPAIYRIMKKHHHRTGDKWCIYPMYDFCHCLSDMIEQITHSICTLEFENNRAVYDWVLDTLQTPCRPRQYEFARLNINFTVMSKRKLLQLVNEKYVDGWDDPRMLTISGLRRRGYTPASIRNFCDTIGVGKRDSWIDMGVLENSVRDDLNVHAPRVMGVLNPLKVVITNYPEDKEEELEAQNHPQNPEMGTRTLPFSREIYVERNDYMENAPRKFFRLTEGREVRLRYAYLITCNKAIKDENGEVVELHCTYDPATRGGSTPDGRKVKGTIHWVSSKHGIPAEVRLYDRLFSVESPDADKEKDFKEFINPDSCQILENSILEPSLAELSVEDRVQFERQGYFCLDSKESQPGKPVFNRIVTLRDSWAKINK, encoded by the coding sequence ATGAACACAAACACCTCCGACACCCCATCCAAACCCCTTGACTTCGTCCGCCAGATCGTTGCCGACGATCTGAAAACTGGCAAACACAGCGACATCGTCACCCGGTTTCCGCCGGAGCCCAACGGCTTCCTCCATATCGGCCATGCCAAGTCCATCTGCCTGAACTTCGGCATTGCCAAGGAGAACAACGGGGTCTGTCATCTCCGCTTTGACGACACCAATCCGGGCAAGGAATCCACCGAATACGTGGATGCCATCAAGAAAGACGTGCGCTGGCTGGGCTTTGACTGGGGCGAGCATCTCTACTACGCCTCGGACTATTTTGATAAGCTCCACGCCTTTGCAATTGAGCTGATCAAGATGGGCAAAGCCTATGTCTGCCACCTCAGCGCAGATGAGATGCGCGAGTACCGGGGCACCCTGACCGAGCCGGGCAAGGAAAGCCCATACCGCAACCGCTCAGTGGAGGAAAACCTGGTCTTGTTCGAACAAATGAAAAACGGCGAACTGGCCGAGGGCACCTGCTCCCTGCGCGCCAAGATCGACATGGCCTCGCCCAATATGATCATGCGCGACCCAGCCATATACCGGATCATGAAAAAGCACCACCACCGCACCGGCGACAAATGGTGCATCTACCCGATGTATGATTTCTGCCACTGCCTGTCCGATATGATCGAGCAGATCACCCACTCTATCTGCACCCTGGAGTTTGAGAACAACCGGGCTGTCTACGACTGGGTCCTGGACACCCTGCAAACACCCTGCCGACCACGCCAGTACGAGTTTGCCCGCCTGAACATCAACTTCACTGTAATGAGCAAACGTAAACTCCTCCAGCTGGTCAATGAAAAATATGTAGACGGCTGGGACGACCCCCGCATGCTGACCATCTCTGGTCTGCGACGACGTGGCTACACGCCTGCCTCCATCCGTAATTTTTGTGATACTATCGGCGTGGGCAAACGGGATTCCTGGATTGACATGGGCGTACTGGAAAACTCTGTACGCGATGACCTGAACGTGCATGCGCCCAGGGTCATGGGTGTGCTCAATCCCTTGAAAGTCGTGATTACCAATTATCCTGAGGATAAGGAAGAAGAGCTGGAGGCCCAGAATCATCCCCAGAATCCTGAAATGGGAACGCGTACCCTCCCCTTCAGTCGGGAGATCTATGTGGAACGAAACGACTACATGGAAAACGCACCCAGGAAATTCTTCCGCCTCACCGAAGGCCGGGAAGTACGCCTGCGCTACGCCTATCTGATCACCTGCAACAAGGCCATCAAGGACGAGAACGGCGAGGTGGTTGAGCTGCATTGCACATACGATCCTGCAACGCGCGGTGGCTCAACCCCGGACGGACGTAAGGTCAAGGGAACTATCCATTGGGTTTCTAGCAAGCACGGCATCCCGGCAGAGGTTCGCCTCTATGATCGCCTCTTCAGCGTGGAAAGCCCGGATGCGGATAAGGAAAAAGACTTCAAGGAATTCATCAACCCGGACTCCTGCCAGATCCTAGAAAACAGCATCCTGGAGCCCTCACTGGCAGAACTAAGCGTGGAGGATCGGGTGCAGTTCGAGCGGCAGGGCTATTTCTGCCTGGACAGCAAGGAAAGCCAGCCAGGCAAACCTGTCTTCAATCGTATTGTTACCCTGCGGGATAGTTGGGCGAAAATTAATAAGTGA
- a CDS encoding chromosome condensation regulator RCC1 yields MQSLKIIAAILILSFFFVIPNAHSYSIAAGDYHTLVVKEDGTLWACGNNEYGQLGNGSYLDSDTPIQIGNDNHWKDVTAGGNHSLAIKTDGTLWAWGENFDGQLGDGTNTSSNTPLKIGTDSDWKTVTAGGNHSLAIKTDGTLWAWGQVTYDWEDVTYSNIPIQLGSDSDWKLVATGESLGLIIKTNGTLWTWSVPQGTTDDIIPLTQIGSDSNWKSITIGNGYSLAVKTDGTLWAWGDNNYGLGDGTSTYSEVPIQIGTESNWTTVSAGSYHNLAVKTDGSLWTWGYNNFGQIGNGTTLNSNTPIQISSDVNWKFVVAGSSHSLAVTSNGTLWVWGNNRYGQLGKISNYNPIIPIEVNPDKNWSGLAARSRHSLGIKIDGSLWAWGDNFHGQLGTGTYSKSNFPTQIGTNNNWKSIAAGTFYSVATKTDGTLWAWGHNYYGQLGNGTNTESNTPVQVGSDSNWEIITAGESHTIAIKTDGTLWAWGYNVRGELGNGTNVASNTPIQIGSDSNWRTATSGTHHNLAIKEDGTLWAWGANWSGQLGNGTDESSNIPVQINSDTDWKLVAAGNSHSLAIKENGTLWAWGSNYDDVPTQIGIDTNWQSIVAGHGHSLATQSDHTLWMWLPSEIPTQVDLDSDWQSIMAGYAYSLVTKMDGALWAWGRNDSGQLGDGSTWKTTPQEVMSLREPATNTTHAFLPAIYTLLL; encoded by the coding sequence ATGCAGTCCCTAAAAATCATTGCAGCAATTCTTATTCTTTCATTCTTTTTTGTTATACCTAATGCGCATAGCTATTCTATTGCTGCCGGAGATTACCATACTTTGGTAGTGAAAGAAGACGGTACGTTATGGGCATGTGGGAATAACGAATATGGACAGCTAGGAAATGGGTCATATTTAGACTCTGATACCCCCATACAGATAGGGAATGATAATCATTGGAAAGATGTCACAGCTGGAGGTAATCATAGCTTGGCCATTAAAACAGACGGCACTCTATGGGCGTGGGGAGAAAATTTTGACGGCCAGCTAGGTGATGGAACAAACACAAGCTCGAATACGCCATTAAAGATAGGCACTGATAGCGACTGGAAAACAGTTACAGCTGGAGGTAATCATAGCTTGGCCATTAAAACAGACGGCACTCTATGGGCATGGGGACAAGTCACCTATGACTGGGAGGATGTCACATATTCTAATATACCAATACAGTTAGGTTCGGATAGTGACTGGAAGTTAGTTGCGACTGGAGAATCTTTGGGGTTGATTATTAAAACAAATGGCACACTTTGGACATGGTCTGTCCCTCAAGGTACTACAGATGATATCATACCATTAACACAGATAGGATCAGATAGTAACTGGAAATCTATCACTATAGGAAATGGCTACAGCTTAGCCGTCAAAACAGATGGCACACTTTGGGCATGGGGTGACAATAATTACGGACTAGGAGATGGTACAAGTACATACTCAGAAGTTCCTATACAAATAGGTACTGAAAGTAACTGGACAACTGTCAGCGCTGGATCATACCACAATCTAGCGGTCAAAACAGACGGTTCATTATGGACATGGGGGTACAATAATTTTGGCCAGATTGGAAACGGGACAACATTGAATTCTAATACGCCTATACAGATTAGTTCAGACGTCAACTGGAAATTTGTCGTTGCTGGCTCTTCGCATAGTTTGGCAGTTACGTCAAACGGTACACTTTGGGTATGGGGTAATAATCGTTATGGCCAACTAGGAAAAATATCTAACTATAATCCAATCATACCAATTGAGGTAAATCCTGACAAAAACTGGTCTGGACTTGCAGCGAGAAGTAGGCATAGTTTAGGAATCAAAATAGACGGATCTCTATGGGCATGGGGTGACAATTTCCATGGTCAATTAGGAACTGGGACATACTCAAAATCAAATTTCCCTACTCAAATAGGTACAAATAACAACTGGAAATCAATCGCTGCTGGAACCTTTTATAGTGTTGCAACCAAAACCGATGGAACACTCTGGGCATGGGGACATAATTACTATGGCCAACTAGGAAACGGTACAAATACAGAGTCCAATACTCCTGTACAAGTCGGTTCTGACAGCAACTGGGAAATAATTACAGCGGGAGAAAGTCACACTATTGCAATAAAAACCGATGGAACACTCTGGGCATGGGGATATAATGTCCGTGGTGAATTAGGAAACGGAACAAACGTAGCGTCGAATACTCCTATACAAATTGGTTCTGACAGTAACTGGCGCACTGCTACATCAGGAACTCACCATAATTTGGCTATCAAAGAAGACGGTACGCTATGGGCATGGGGAGCTAATTGGTCTGGACAGTTGGGAAACGGAACTGATGAGTCGTCGAATATCCCTGTTCAAATTAATTCAGATACCGACTGGAAATTAGTCGCAGCAGGAAACAGTCATAGTCTAGCAATTAAGGAAAACGGAACTCTGTGGGCATGGGGAAGCAATTACGACGATGTGCCGACCCAAATTGGCATTGACACTAACTGGCAATCAATTGTTGCCGGACACGGTCATAGCTTGGCGACTCAATCAGACCACACCCTATGGATGTGGCTCCCCTCCGAAATTCCTACACAAGTTGATCTTGATAGCGACTGGCAGAGCATTATGGCAGGATATGCTTATAGCCTTGTTACCAAAATGGATGGTGCTCTCTGGGCATGGGGTAGGAACGACTCAGGACAACTTGGAGATGGTTCAACCTGGAAGACCACTCCTCAAGAAGTAATGTCCTTAAGAGAGCCTGCTACAAATACTACCCACGCTTTTCTTCCAGCAATCTATACTCTGCTTCTTTAG
- a CDS encoding aspartate kinase — MALIVQKFGGTSVGSTDKIKNVAERVLRQQRQGHQMVVVLSAMSGQTDKLLTMAAEMQKIPDPREMDMLLSTGEQVTIALFAMAVKDAGSDAISLLGDQVHIHTDAMHTKARIKDIDTELIHKHLDEGKVVVIAGFQGVDDEGDITTLGRGGSDTTAVALAAALKADACEIFTDVEGVYTTDPNICAQARKINKITYDEMLELASLGAKVLEIRSVGLAKRYNVPLHVRSTFSENEGTWVVEEDKIMMESMQVSGITYNKNEARITITKVPDQPGVASKIFQPISDAGILVDMILQNTRQGEMTDMTFTVMRTDYAKTMEIVQKVAEEIGAESVHGDEGIVKVSIVGVGMRNHSGIASTMFQIMSREGINIMMISTSEIKVSCVIEEKYTELAVRALHAAFNLDKEHPPKEETL; from the coding sequence ATGGCGCTCATAGTGCAGAAATTCGGCGGGACCTCAGTGGGCTCCACCGATAAAATAAAAAACGTGGCTGAGCGGGTACTCAGGCAGCAACGGCAGGGCCACCAGATGGTGGTTGTGCTTTCTGCCATGTCCGGCCAGACCGATAAGTTGCTCACCATGGCGGCAGAGATGCAGAAAATACCCGATCCCCGGGAGATGGATATGCTGCTTTCCACCGGAGAACAGGTGACCATTGCGCTCTTTGCTATGGCCGTGAAAGATGCAGGAAGTGATGCGATTTCCCTGTTGGGAGATCAGGTGCATATCCACACTGATGCCATGCATACCAAGGCCCGTATCAAGGATATTGATACCGAGCTGATTCATAAACATCTTGATGAAGGGAAGGTCGTGGTGATTGCGGGCTTTCAGGGTGTGGATGATGAGGGCGATATCACCACCCTGGGGCGTGGTGGTTCTGACACCACCGCAGTGGCCCTGGCTGCTGCACTCAAGGCTGATGCCTGCGAGATTTTTACTGATGTTGAGGGGGTGTACACTACAGATCCCAATATCTGTGCCCAGGCACGTAAGATTAACAAAATAACCTATGACGAAATGCTGGAGCTCGCCAGTCTTGGTGCCAAGGTACTGGAGATTCGCTCGGTTGGTTTGGCCAAGCGTTATAACGTTCCGTTACATGTTCGTTCCACATTTTCAGAAAACGAGGGCACCTGGGTCGTTGAGGAGGATAAAATTATGATGGAATCCATGCAGGTTTCCGGTATTACCTATAATAAGAATGAGGCTCGTATCACCATTACCAAGGTGCCGGATCAGCCGGGAGTAGCTTCAAAGATCTTTCAGCCCATCTCTGATGCAGGTATTTTGGTGGATATGATTCTCCAGAACACCAGGCAAGGGGAAATGACAGACATGACTTTCACTGTTATGCGAACTGATTATGCCAAGACGATGGAGATTGTCCAGAAGGTTGCTGAGGAGATAGGGGCCGAATCTGTACACGGCGATGAAGGTATCGTGAAGGTATCCATCGTGGGGGTGGGCATGCGTAACCACTCCGGTATTGCTTCTACCATGTTCCAGATTATGTCCAGAGAGGGTATCAATATCATGATGATCTCTACCTCAGAAATTAAGGTCTCTTGCGTGATTGAGGAGAAGTACACCGAGCTGGCAGTTCGGGCTCTGCATGCGGCTTTTAATCTGGATAAGGAACATCCGCCCAAAGAAGAGACGTTGTAG